ATTATCTCTAGTTAAATTTTTGTAACCTTCTTATTCTGGGATAATCAACATTATGCTAGACATGTATAccttatttaatattgtttgatTATCTTATctgcaataaattttttgtttcttttcataTAGGGATTAAAACTGAAAAGGTTCATGAAGTTATGATCAACAcaagtaatattttcatttaattttcttaatctggaacaattttaatttgtggTGCTTCATTCACTTTGTTCATATGTTTTGGTGAATTAACATTAACTGATTATTTCAAAAGTCATTCATGGCTTTTGCTAggatttcattaataaaaatttcgattttcaattaactatACTATACTCCATAATTCACCATttgtattttatgaattatattatcATACTTGTTTCTTAATaagttgtattattttttattgaggaATCTTGTTAATACCATCAATATCGAGAAGTACTTTGTAGCCTTTATCAATTccacaaatacaaataattgcATCAACACTTGGCTCATCTCAtgctatttatttttctcttcattaATTCAACGCacaatttgcataattattaGGAAACTTCTTTTCTGTTGTTTGAGTCTactatgtaattaaaaattgagaaaaataattaaatttatgattataattttaCTGTCATTTAGAATCTGTAATcatattaacatatttattgatttgattaattttttttcagagtTTAGGTGTAGTTCTTTATGTTTTGGTTTGTGGTTCCCTTCCATTTGATGGTCCAACGTTGCATGCCTTGAGAAATGTTGTGATAGAAGGAAAATTCCGAATACCTTATTTTATGTCACAAGGTTGGTtatgtttttgtaaataactATACTTACCTCTATCTTCTATTAATAAGAGGGGAAAGTTTTTAGGATTTATCAAAAATCACTTGAAAAAATCTGTGAccaacaatttatatttaaaaaaatgcaaaaatagtATATAAAGTTCTTATTTCTCATTAGCCTAGCAACTtatccaataaaaatattagataattcaAGTTTTACTGCAATTATCTATTATCAATGTATCAATAATTAGCAGGTCTGTTTTATCACTACTATATGTATGTATGGGTTTTGGGATATCGAATAAGCTACATTCCAAAGGAattattgtgtccccctttcttgctgcaatactggagaacccagtgtttacagctgatccatcaattccacttcttttaaaaagtttagaatGTGCGATGGCTGTAACTGCCAGagatctttgtcttctatttcaagcatatttcatatttttcaattgcatagatTTTTGCTTGgaaaatgcttggtgcgctgtCCAAGCTTTTCaaagtgtttggttctgggcctGTACACTCCTATTTCAGTTCTGTTTTCTGTTTTAGATCCGTCTGTATACCATTTAAAGGGATTTCTGTTCCTTTCTTGTATGATGTTTTGAACTCACTTGCTTTTACAGTTTGAGGTCAAGTTTTTCTCAAAGGTAAACTTTTTTGATGCAACGTCCTGAGGCATGTCCTAGGGTTTCACTACTATAATATAATAGCCGACtatacttggaaaaaaatagagTATTTAAATAGAATCCACTTTTGctcaattaaatttaacattattaaaatactAATTACTAATTCACTTTTACTATTTTGTAGAGTGTGAGCATTTAATCAGACACATGTTGGTGGTAGATCCGGAGAAAAGACTGAGAATTCCACAGATACTAAAACACCGATGGTTAAATGATGTTCCTCCTGTTGAAAATGTTATATTGGAAAAAGATTTGCAGTTAAACAAAACTGTTATAGATCATATGTTACAGTTACCTAACttgaatcaaaatatgattgtaCAGAGCTTAAAAACTAATTCATTTGATCACATATATGCCATTTATAATCTGTTGTTAGATAAATTACATCAAAGGACTATTAATTTCCAGTCTAAAGTTCTTGAACAGAGAAGGGAACAGAAAATCGAAGAACAAACTGAATCTGGTAAGCATTACGATGTATGTAATATTAAAGAGTAGGATCTATCTCTGTCAATGAACCTGTAATTTTATTCagctttcattttatttgtttctattttgtgtactcaaacatattttcagtgatgcaaatgttttttttttcactttattgcTGTTTACTTGGAAATCCATACTTCTGCAATCTTCTCGTATAATAGATGTTGTTTTTTGCTgattttagaagaaaaactaGCGAAAATAAACGAAAGAAGTGAATCATTCAACGAAAACCGCCTCGCTACTCAATTGACAACTGCTAATTCTGATGGTCACAATATAAAACAAGACACGCTAGAGCTATTTAACTATAGAAGGGAGAGTTTCAATGAAAACTGCTTAAGAGAAATGAACGATGATTCGAACGATAGGTTAAAATGTTTGAACGAAGGCGCTCCAGATGAAGTGGGATCCCCTTTTGTTTCAATGCCGACAATACCCGCTGTATATTTAGCTGGAGACCAGGAAAATCAACTTCTAGAAAAGGTATATTCAACTCttctacttttattatttcaatactGCCTGTGTCTGTCATTTTAATTGTTTCCTTTTAAGGGAAATTGACTTATTTTGAACAGGGTAGTTTAAGAtgtgaaattttagtattttgtatcacaattttcaatatcaaattcaCAGATTACTATTTTAAAGATagaaataatgtaattttttagtATGGAGAAGTAGATATGGATACAAACGACGATACTTATTCCATGGCTGTCTCATCTACAACATCTACATCTACTGGTTATAGTAGTTGTAATTCTTCAGGTGATAAATATTTGACTGTGAGGCGGCATACTGTTGGGCCAGGAGATCCTGCACACGAACaggtatttttttcatcattatttaaaatatttgatttttgaaaaaaattgtttgaaggTACTGGAAACCCATTACATGGCTCATCCTCAACACAATACAAATGGTGCTAAATTGCTTCCTAACACAAATCTTCCTCTAAATTTGACCACCCTTGCACAACAAAACCCACACTATTTTGGAGGAAAGGATCCACATTTGTTAAAACCACCTGTAGTGTTGAGTGCTGCAGGAGGATTTGGAAGAAGAGCTTCGGGtgagaaaattattaatgaagatGTTTACTACATTAAGTATATATGTTgtgtttataatataattttgatttctcttCAATAACTATATATCTGAACGTTACAacagtattttaaaatattttatatgtatgaaatattttatcctttcaaaatatcaaagcATAATTAATTTTGTAGATGGTGGAGCTAATTTGCACATGGCTTGGGGCACTCCAGGTTCCCACGATCAGTTATCCATGATGTCTACAAGTTCCAGTGGAAATCCTAGTTTAAGTAGTAGCGGCACAGGAACACAACTAATAGAACACAATCAACATGTTTTGGATGAATTAGCAGTTGCGAGGTGAATAGCTATAAGACGAATTTTAAACAAACCCCATTATAAGACAAACACTAGATATTTTGTTGAATACGTCCCTACAGTTTTCCAAagaatgataattttattaataaaaattgagtatttaAATCATTGGTAATATGCAAAAGTAATTAGCTCTGCattgtatcaaaaatttataatgttgtTTTATTAAAGGTACATGCAAAGTAGAGGAAATACTCAAAGACATACAATGCCAAATCCAGAAGATATCCATACTATGCATTCAGCTCCTTCAACTGGAGCACGAGTGAGACGAACAGGTCTTCTCACTGTAACAGAGCGTCCAGgtgaatgaatataaatatatttgcttATGAAGTGTTTCAATGTGCATTGTATTTTAGCTATTTTGTTGTCGTCACTACCAAACTGTAGCTTTGTTTTCTACCAAAATGAACACCAAGTGATTCAGTTCCTTAGATCTCGTTTGTATTTAGTGTGATGATGctcaatgaaataaaaaattcattagaaaaagattaattgtgaaaaaaaattagtgatgAAGAATTTCTgttattgtagtttttcttatttttttttaattttgttagaAAACAAGTCTATCacttttttaacatttcctttttcatttttgctattttattgtaaatggcattttgtttttattttttttattattattttgcatGCCTGTTTTGTTAGTAATTCCTCCTGAAGTCGTGATGGAAGTAGAAGCACGCATGAATCGCAATTATATGCCTACTATATTACCTACACGTAAACAATCCAGGCACAAACCCCCCCTGCCCACGGTCCAAGAACTACAAGGTAGGTTACCAGTATGCattgaaacttgaaacataaGAGTCTTTTATATTGaacttatattatttaaactcttataaaaacattttttcaattatttatatatatatatatatatatatatatatatatatatatatatatatattgtatttaattaatttccaaatcaatCTAACATTGTTGAGCACTCCcaattttatattcttattgATACCTTTTCTTAATAAACTTTCATTGATTTAATTGATTAATGTACGTTCAATAAAATTACTTCAAAGAAAACTTCATCATGTAGAGGATGTGGGACACTCCAAATCGACTAATGTCATGAAGTACTTGGAGAAGTGTATCCTTAAATTAGCAACAAATAACGCAGAACTTTGATCTGCTGCTCTGGACTCAAATATCCCCTCAGTTTATTTATCCAAGGCAGGGAATTAAAATTTCTCCAATCATGCCCATAGAGGTCTTTTTCAACTATGCACATCAGAtgtgttttaaaaattacacaagatatattttttttttcaaagacaGTATTAACAACCTACTATGAACAAAAGTTTGTGTTGACTACATTGCTGATGgttttatgtacattaattttCTATAGATCTGTGTGATTGTATTCTGACCAATAAAGTGGTTTGTAACTttccaaataaatcaatttttgtgtaTCTTCAACTTATAAtataatcgaaatatttcatcGGGTCAACGATTCTTAGTTCACTTGTACTTTTTGTTGTTTGAACAGTTTTGATTTTGCTATTACttcttgaatgtttttttttgtatatgaagaattttctaaacaaatgatgaaaataaatgtaatcATCAAGAAAACAcatcttttattaataaaaaagaaaagaagaccAATTAAATTAAGAGAATATCTTATACAAATTCCTAATTAGAAATGACCAGAATTTATATTTAGGGGTTTGGACTTGActagttcatttaatttatcttttgtACTACATTTGCAGTTATATCTGTAGTTGATATTTGTTATTCTAAATAGAACATTTTGTAtgctttataatttttttatgtcactcCTAATTTGAGtccaaatttgtttttgtggCATTATTTTAACAGTCTATACCAtaaccatatattttttataagacAAATATTCTATGTTTGTACCTTCAGGAAGAGAACAGAAATCAATGGAAAGGTTTTCTCCAGTAAGAAGAGGTAGTGAAGGATCTGCAGGAGGTAGTCGTACTCTAACATCCTCGTCACAGGAACAACGCCTTCAAAGGGGACTTTCAACAAGAAACAGTCCCCCTAGATCTATTCCAGGTAATTCAGTGTCAATATTAAACAACTCAAAACATACAGaaatgaatattgtttataGTTAATTGTTTGTTATTTCTTTGGTTAAATTAACAATAATCTAATTATATAGGTGAGcttttatgttaatttattcGTCCATTTCAGGCTCTCCAATTCACCAGAAGTTTATGTCTGAACAACCATTGCGTCATCATATGTCCGAGTGTACATCGCCtattcatcaattttatcaaacaCTCCCAGAGTCAGTTACTCTACAGGATCtccaaaatttttcaacaaatatcgaTCCAACTTTAGGTTTACCCCCTGAGAACTATCAACAACACAACTATGGTCCCTACGAAGCTACAAATCGAAGTCCTACTTATTCTTATGACTCGATTAATAGAAGTCCGTTACATTCATCGCCTTATACCACTACCAATTTAACATCATCGCCCATCGGTCCTACAGTATACAGTCAAGTTCCGAATTTAGGTTTGTATTCCGGCAGTAATTCACCCATTTTAAATCCACTATTGAGTCCCAATACTTCACCAGTATTTGGAGGATATGGTCAAAGTACACAAGGGAGTAGCATATCATCTATCACACAAGGTAAATGGTGATTTGTTAATTCTATATAGAACGAATCAAAACTCATTACTCATTCATTACAATTAGAAATCAGAAGATACAAGTATATTTCTAGTTTATACAtagattcattaagaatgtctaAACTGTGGTGTACACAATACAATAATACAAAGTAATTACCattaataatgtatttttagGAATAAGCGGATTAAATACAGCTAGCACAGGTTCAATAACCCAAGGAATTCCTTCTGGTAATCTTCAACTGGAAATGCGTAATCAGCAGCTCCTTGATGACTCAAAAATGGATACATCGTTTTCCACGAACTTGTCTTATATGGGCGGGCAGGCACCTCAAAACTACTTACATATTCTTAATATTCATGGTCATAGAAGTCTCACCAATTCACCTATCAGTAATCCAGGTAGTCCTGGATTGGATATGATTCAAGAAGAAATACCAGTTCAAAGCTGCAGTAAGACCGAACAAGGACATCCACAAATATCTGTAACAGATGTTTTAGGCAAGTAGCACtgatttctgttttaaaaattaacaaatatgtTCTTTGAAGCttctcttatatatatatatatatatatatatatatatatatatatataaccagTGTAAAGAGTTGTctccaaaaatttgatttctatAACCAAATcgaaagtaatttttgaaaacaaaatattggaatatatatCAAACCTAACCAATTATAAAATAAGGTTGTATGCAAATGAATTTATTCTGTAATTCTGTACATGaaagataataatataaatacaatagaaataattttacgtAGACAACTTATTAGACTGGAGCTATGGACCAACcatatataatatcaaaataatcaatatctCAATTATCTGCCAATATCTATAATCATAATCTGTTTAGGAAGTGAAGTAACCCTTGTTGCCGGTTCGGATACTTCAGAAGACTCCATGGATAGTCTAGATAACCAAAGACTTCAAAAAATACCCCAGTTCATTATATCCGAACCAGCTGATAATTCTCCTTCTATAACTAGAGGAATCGGACGTAAAACCAGTCAAGAAAACGATACAAAACGTCACGAAATTGAAACTCAAAATAATAGCGAAGAGTTTCTTCCTAGACGAAACTCTGATAAAAGTTCCTGTTATTCTGACGACTCTCTCTCGAACGACAGGTATGTTTTGTGTTCCCTATTTTGTATAAGCTGATACGATTAGTAGTAAGTCTGTCTTTAAACATGTACTGTAATCTGCCCTTAGGAccacaatatactattttttacaGTTTGAGTATTGGAAACCAGAGTCCCAGTTCAAGTTCGAACACTCAATCGAGCCATGCTTTTGACAGTGACATAAGACACAGGCCGATTGACACGTATGCTACAATAGATCAAGAATTACGAAATGCTGAAGGCACGGAAAACTTTCAAATCTTTCGGAACCTAAAAATGAGCAATATGGCTTGGAATACAACTCAGTCACTGGAAAGTGTATGTGAGGATTCTTTTAAAGCAGTGGTCTTCAACCTTTTTGAACTTAAGGtccaaaatttctttattatagttGTTCGGGCCGcagtataataaaaacatacattaatttttatttatttagaaaaacattcaaatttaatCAGTGGGATATTTGACATTGTTTATTCTTAACTAATTCATCAATATCTGCCCCAATAGCTGTTGTTGAAATTCTCAAACTATTTTCAAGATGAACATCGGTAATTCTGGTCCTTGTTTTGGATTTCACAATCTTCATTTGAGAGAATAGCTGCTCGCTTAGATATGTGGTTCCATGTCATGGTGATGTCATTTCAGTGCATGGTCTCTCATTTTCGGATAGTCGGAAATAGACTTGAATtgaatagaattgaatttatcttttaaaacaGAGTTACACTGCAACTCTATCAATTCCATCTGCATTTCTTCAGGTACATCTTCCACAGAAACACTGAATGGTCGTGCGAATAAATTTAGGGATTA
This portion of the Diorhabda sublineata isolate icDioSubl1.1 chromosome X, icDioSubl1.1, whole genome shotgun sequence genome encodes:
- the LOC130450800 gene encoding serine/threonine-protein kinase SIK3-like isoform X5, which codes for MLVVDPEKRLRIPQILKHRWLNDVPPVENVILEKDLQLNKTVIDHMLQLPNLNQNMIVQSLKTNSFDHIYAIYNLLLDKLHQRTINFQSKVLEQRREQKIEEQTESEEKLAKINERSESFNENRLATQLTTANSDGHNIKQDTLELFNYRRESFNENCLREMNDDSNDRLKCLNEGAPDEVGSPFVSMPTIPAVYLAGDQENQLLEKYGEVDMDTNDDTYSMAVSSTTSTSTGYSSCNSSGDKYLTVRRHTVGPGDPAHEQVLETHYMAHPQHNTNGAKLLPNTNLPLNLTTLAQQNPHYFGGKDPHLLKPPVVLSAAGGFGRRASDGGANLHMAWGTPGSHDQLSMMSTSSSGNPSLSSSGTGTQLIEHNQHVLDELAVARYMQSRGNTQRHTMPNPEDIHTMHSAPSTGARVRRTGLLTVTERPVIPPEVVMEVEARMNRNYMPTILPTRKQSRHKPPLPTVQELQGREQKSMERFSPVRRGSEGSAGGSRTLTSSSQEQRLQRGLSTRNSPPRSIPGSPIHQKFMSEQPLRHHMSECTSPIHQFYQTLPESVTLQDLQNFSTNIDPTLGLPPENYQQHNYGPYEATNRSPTYSYDSINRSPLHSSPYTTTNLTSSPIGPTVYSQVPNLGLYSGSNSPILNPLLSPNTSPVFGGYGQSTQGSSISSITQGISGLNTASTGSITQGIPSGNLQLEMRNQQLLDDSKMDTSFSTNLSYMGGQAPQNYLHILNIHGHRSLTNSPISNPGSPGLDMIQEEIPVQSCSKTEQGHPQISVTDVLGNEVTLVAGSDTSEDSMDSLDNQRLQKIPQFIISEPADNSPSITRGIGRKTSQENDTKRHEIETQNNSEEFLPRRNSDKSSCYSDDSLSNDSLSIGNQSPSSSSNTQSSHAFDSDIRHRPIDTYATIDQELRNAEGTENFQIFRNLKMSNMAWNTTQSLESNREASSPLCQVPVETNLHKNSGSYEFELSEVCSKLQSTDILEMVKKTINDQIPPKTCLSSEELSDRLSLEYEGGLQIELKIVDKPRGDSKGLKMRRISGDHLVYNQVCQQLISCMTVS
- the LOC130450800 gene encoding serine/threonine-protein kinase SIK3-like isoform X2 — its product is MSGKTFPVDKLVRVGYYELEKTIGKGNFAVVKLATHIVTRTKVAIKIIDKTVLDEENLTKIFRETAILKKLKHPHITRLYQLMETNQTIYLVTEYASKGEIFDHLVAKGRMTEPEAKRIFNQIVSAVSYCHSQGVVHRDLKAENLLLDHNLDIKLADFGFSNQFTEGCLLSTFCGSPPYAAPELFQGLKYDGPKADIWSLGVVLYVLVCGSLPFDGPTLHALRNVVIEGKFRIPYFMSQECEHLIRHMLVVDPEKRLRIPQILKHRWLNDVPPVENVILEKDLQLNKTVIDHMLQLPNLNQNMIVQSLKTNSFDHIYAIYNLLLDKLHQRTINFQSKVLEQRREQKIEEQTESEEKLAKINERSESFNENRLATQLTTANSDGHNIKQDTLELFNYRRESFNENCLREMNDDSNDRLKCLNEGAPDEVGSPFVSMPTIPAVYLAGDQENQLLEKYGEVDMDTNDDTYSMAVSSTTSTSTGYSSCNSSGDKYLTVRRHTVGPGDPAHEQVLETHYMAHPQHNTNGAKLLPNTNLPLNLTTLAQQNPHYFGGKDPHLLKPPVVLSAAGGFGRRASDGGANLHMAWGTPGSHDQLSMMSTSSSGNPSLSSSGTGTQLIEHNQHVLDELAVARYMQSRGNTQRHTMPNPEDIHTMHSAPSTGARVRRTGLLTVTERPGREQKSMERFSPVRRGSEGSAGGSRTLTSSSQEQRLQRGLSTRNSPPRSIPGSPIHQKFMSEQPLRHHMSECTSPIHQFYQTLPESVTLQDLQNFSTNIDPTLGLPPENYQQHNYGPYEATNRSPTYSYDSINRSPLHSSPYTTTNLTSSPIGPTVYSQVPNLGLYSGSNSPILNPLLSPNTSPVFGGYGQSTQGSSISSITQGISGLNTASTGSITQGIPSGNLQLEMRNQQLLDDSKMDTSFSTNLSYMGGQAPQNYLHILNIHGHRSLTNSPISNPGSPGLDMIQEEIPVQSCSKTEQGHPQISVTDVLGNEVTLVAGSDTSEDSMDSLDNQRLQKIPQFIISEPADNSPSITRGIGRKTSQENDTKRHEIETQNNSEEFLPRRNSDKSSCYSDDSLSNDSLSIGNQSPSSSSNTQSSHAFDSDIRHRPIDTYATIDQELRNAEGTENFQIFRNLKMSNMAWNTTQSLESNREASSPLCQVPVETNLHKNSGSYEFELSEVCSKLQSTDILEMVKKTINDQIPPKTCLSSEELSDRLSLEYEGGLQIELKIVDKPRGDSKGLKMRRISGDHLVYNQVCQQLISCMTVS
- the LOC130450800 gene encoding serine/threonine-protein kinase SIK3-like isoform X4, whose protein sequence is MSGKTFPVDKLVRVGYYELEKTIGKGNFAVVKLATHIVTRTKVAIKIIDKTVLDEENLTKIFRETAILKKLKHPHITRLYQLMETNQTIYLVTEYASKGEIFDHLVAKGRMTEPEAKRIFNQIVSAVSYCHSQGVVHRDLKAENLLLDHNLDIKLADFGFSNQFTEGCLLSTFCGSPPYAAPELFQGLKYDGPKADIWSLGVVLYVLVCGSLPFDGPTLHALRNVVIEGKFRIPYFMSQECEHLIRHMLVVDPEKRLRIPQILKHRWLNDVPPVENVILEKDLQLNKTVIDHMLQLPNLNQNMIVQSLKTNSFDHIYAIYNLLLDKLHQRTINFQSKVLEQRREQKIEEQTESEEKLAKINERSESFNENRLATQLTTANSDGHNIKQDTLELFNYRRESFNENCLREMNDDSNDRLKCLNEGAPDEVGSPFVSMPTIPAVYLAGDQENQLLEKYGEVDMDTNDDTYSMAVSSTTSTSTGYSSCNSSGDKYLTVRRHTVGPGDPAHEQVLETHYMAHPQHNTNGAKLLPNTNLPLNLTTLAQQNPHYFGGKDPHLLKPPVVLSAAGGFGRRASDGGANLHMAWGTPGSHDQLSMMSTSSSGNPSLSSSGTGTQLIEHNQHVLDELAVARYMQSRGNTQRHTMPNPEDIHTMHSAPSTGARVRRTGLLTVTERPVIPPEVVMEVEARMNRNYMPTILPTRKQSRHKPPLPTVQELQGREQKSMERFSPVRRGSEGSAGGSRTLTSSSQEQRLQRGLSTRNSPPRSIPGSPIHQKFMSEQPLRHHMSECTSPIHQFYQTLPESVTLQDLQNFSTNIDPTLGLPPENYQQHNYGPYEATNRSPTYSYDSINRSPLHSSPYTTTNLTSSPIGPTVYSQVPNLGLYSGSNSPILNPLLSPNTSPVFGGYGQSTQGSSISSITQGISGLNTASTGSITQGIPSGNLQLEMRNQQLLDDSKMDTSFSTNLSYMGGQAPQNYLHILNIHGHRSLTNSPISNPGSPGLDMIQEEIPVQSCSKTEQGHPQISVTDVLGNEVTLVAGSDTSEDSMDSLDNQRLQKIPQFIISEPADNSPSITRGIGRKTSQENDTKRHEIETQNNSEEFLPRRNSDKSSCYSDDSLSNDRIVKLPVPFVRFQWKQTCTKIQVPTNSNYQKYVLNYNQLTYWKWSKKLSMTKFHPKRVLVQKSSAIG
- the LOC130450800 gene encoding serine/threonine-protein kinase SIK3-like isoform X1; translated protein: MSGKTFPVDKLVRVGYYELEKTIGKGNFAVVKLATHIVTRTKVAIKIIDKTVLDEENLTKIFRETAILKKLKHPHITRLYQLMETNQTIYLVTEYASKGEIFDHLVAKGRMTEPEAKRIFNQIVSAVSYCHSQGVVHRDLKAENLLLDHNLDIKLADFGFSNQFTEGCLLSTFCGSPPYAAPELFQGLKYDGPKADIWSLGVVLYVLVCGSLPFDGPTLHALRNVVIEGKFRIPYFMSQECEHLIRHMLVVDPEKRLRIPQILKHRWLNDVPPVENVILEKDLQLNKTVIDHMLQLPNLNQNMIVQSLKTNSFDHIYAIYNLLLDKLHQRTINFQSKVLEQRREQKIEEQTESEEKLAKINERSESFNENRLATQLTTANSDGHNIKQDTLELFNYRRESFNENCLREMNDDSNDRLKCLNEGAPDEVGSPFVSMPTIPAVYLAGDQENQLLEKYGEVDMDTNDDTYSMAVSSTTSTSTGYSSCNSSGDKYLTVRRHTVGPGDPAHEQVLETHYMAHPQHNTNGAKLLPNTNLPLNLTTLAQQNPHYFGGKDPHLLKPPVVLSAAGGFGRRASDGGANLHMAWGTPGSHDQLSMMSTSSSGNPSLSSSGTGTQLIEHNQHVLDELAVARYMQSRGNTQRHTMPNPEDIHTMHSAPSTGARVRRTGLLTVTERPVIPPEVVMEVEARMNRNYMPTILPTRKQSRHKPPLPTVQELQGREQKSMERFSPVRRGSEGSAGGSRTLTSSSQEQRLQRGLSTRNSPPRSIPGSPIHQKFMSEQPLRHHMSECTSPIHQFYQTLPESVTLQDLQNFSTNIDPTLGLPPENYQQHNYGPYEATNRSPTYSYDSINRSPLHSSPYTTTNLTSSPIGPTVYSQVPNLGLYSGSNSPILNPLLSPNTSPVFGGYGQSTQGSSISSITQGISGLNTASTGSITQGIPSGNLQLEMRNQQLLDDSKMDTSFSTNLSYMGGQAPQNYLHILNIHGHRSLTNSPISNPGSPGLDMIQEEIPVQSCSKTEQGHPQISVTDVLGNEVTLVAGSDTSEDSMDSLDNQRLQKIPQFIISEPADNSPSITRGIGRKTSQENDTKRHEIETQNNSEEFLPRRNSDKSSCYSDDSLSNDSLSIGNQSPSSSSNTQSSHAFDSDIRHRPIDTYATIDQELRNAEGTENFQIFRNLKMSNMAWNTTQSLESNREASSPLCQVPVETNLHKNSGSYEFELSEVCSKLQSTDILEMVKKTINDQIPPKTCLSSEELSDRLSLEYEGGLQIELKIVDKPRGDSKGLKMRRISGDHLVYNQVCQQLISCMTVS
- the LOC130450800 gene encoding serine/threonine-protein kinase SIK3-like isoform X3, with the protein product MSGKTFPVDKLVRVGYYELEKTIGKGNFAVVKLATHIVTRTKVAIKIIDKTVLDEENLTKIFRETAILKKLKHPHITRLYQLMETNQTIYLVTEYASKGEIFDHLVAKGRMTEPEAKRIFNQIVSAVSYCHSQGVVHRDLKAENLLLDHNLDIKLADFGFSNQFTEGCLLSTFCGSPPYAAPELFQGLKYDGPKADIWSLGVVLYVLVCGSLPFDGPTLHALRNVVIEGKFRIPYFMSQECEHLIRHMLVVDPEKRLRIPQILKHRWLNDVPPVENVILEKDLQLNKTVIDHMLQLPNLNQNMIVQSLKTNSFDHIYAIYNLLLDKLHQRTINFQSKVLEQRREQKIEEQTESEEKLAKINERSESFNENRLATQLTTANSDGHNIKQDTLELFNYRRESFNENCLREMNDDSNDRLKCLNEGAPDEVGSPFVSMPTIPAVYLAGDQENQLLEKYGEVDMDTNDDTYSMAVSSTTSTSTGYSSCNSSGDKYLTVRRHTVGPGDPAHEQVLETHYMAHPQHNTNGAKLLPNTNLPLNLTTLAQQNPHYFGGKDPHLLKPPVVLSAAGGFGRRASDGGANLHMAWGTPGSHDQLSMMSTSSSGNPSLSSSGTGTQLIEHNQHVLDELAVARYMQSRGNTQRHTMPNPEDIHTMHSAPSTGARVRRTGLLTVTERPVIPPEVVMEVEARMNRNYMPTILPTRKQSRHKPPLPTVQELQGREQKSMERFSPVRRGSEGSAGGSRTLTSSSQEQRLQRGLSTRNSPPRSIPGSPIHQKFMSEQPLRHHMSECTSPIHQFYQTLPESVTLQDLQNFSTNIDPTLGLPPENYQQHNYGPYEATNRSPTYSYDSINRSPLHSSPYTTTNLTSSPIGPTVYSQVPNLGLYSGSNSPILNPLLSPNTSPVFGGYGQSTQGSSISSITQGISGLNTASTGSITQGIPSGNLQLEMRNQQLLDDSKMDTSFSTNLSYMGGQAPQNYLHILNIHGHRSLTNSPISNPGSPGLDMIQEEIPVQSCSKTEQGHPQISVTDVLGNEVTLVAGSDTSEDSMDSLDNQRLQKIPQFIISEPADNSPSITRGIGRKTSQENDTKRHEIETQNNSEEFLPRRNSDKSSCYSDDSLSNDSLSIGNQSPSSSSNTQSSHAFDSDIRHRPIDTYATIDQELRNAEGTENFQIFRNLKMSNMAWNTTQSLESV